A segment of the uncultured Desulfobulbus sp. genome:
GAAAACAGATGAAACGCAGCAGTACATGGATTTTACCAGCCCCTATCTTACCGTCCCCAATGTTATCGCCACCTCTGTTAATGCGCCCTTTATTGACGACGTTGGGAAATTTTTGGATCGTCCCATGGGGGTCATCAGGGCATCACCTGTTTATGAAAGGCTTAAATCCGCCTATCCCAGCATGTCCCTCGTTGCGGTGGACAATGATCAGGAAGGTATCGCAAAGCTACAGAGAGGAGAGTTGTTTGGCTTTATCGAAACCATGACCAGTATCGGTTATCATTTGCGGCAGGAGAAAATCGTGGATGTCAAGATTGCAGGTAAAATGCCCATGGACTGGCAGCCCTGTATCGGCACCCGGAGTGACGAGCCTCTGTTGGGGGCAATTTTTCAAAAACTTATTATGTCCTTGTCTGACCAGGAAAAGTCCCGGATTCTGGATCAATGGCTCAGCGTAAAGGTGGAGCAAAAATTTGACTATTCTCCCTTCTGGAAGATCCTGGGAATACTTTCCGTCATGGTGCTCATTTCCTTGTTCTGGATACAGAAAGTACGCAAACTCAACCAAAAGCTGGTCGAGGCAAACAACGCCTTAGAGGAGTTGAGCAGTACTGACGGGTTGACCGGTCTTTTTAACCGGCGGACATTTGACGAGCAATTCCGGCGGATGTTTGACATATGCAAGCGCAGCGCCATCCACTTTTCGGTTGTCATCCTCGACATTGACCATTTCAAGAGCATCAACGACACCTATGGCCATCCTGCCGGAGATAAATGCCTAAAACGATTTGGCAGAATCCTTATGGAGCGGTTCCAGCGGCGTTCAGATATCGTGTGCCGGATCGGCGGTGAGGAGTTCGCCATTATATGCATGGGCAAGGACGCCCTAAAGATCGCCGCCTATACTGATGATCTGCGCGGATATATGCAAGACAGCCATATCACCCATGGTGACCGGAAGATTAACTTCACCATTAGTGCTGGAATTTATTTTAATATTCCCCGGGAAGACACCATTGCTGAGCAATGCTTGAACATGGCGGACCAGGCCCTTTATGAGGCCAAGAACAACGGGCGGAACCGGGTGGTGGTTTCTGAGGTCACGGCATCTGCAAACATTGCTTAAAAATGCCGGGAGGTATTCATGGCCGCATTTGTCACACCGGACCCTGGCAAACCCCATATGGAGATCACCGCAGTCCAGGTATTTAAAATTACGGTCATGAAATTGCGTAAGAAATGATCTTGGTGTTGATTTGCAATTTGGCTTGATAGAGATAGGAAAAATCCATTACGACAGTAACACAGCAAAATAATACAACATAAATGGCTAACAAAGCCAATCAACACGGACTCGCTACGCTCGCCGGTTATTGTAGCGTTATGCGCAATGAATAGATCCACGATCATGAACATTGAAGCGATTGACCATTTTGTGCTGACTGTCAAAGACATAGATAAAACTTGTGCGTTCTATATAAAGGTGCTCGGCATGAGCGTCACGACGTTTGGCGCTGGGCGAAAGGCACTGTCGTTTGGGGAGCAGAAGATCAATCTTCATCAGTACGGAAAGGAATTCGAACCAAAAGCTAAGAAGCCTACTCCTGGATCCGCTGACCTCTGTTTCGTTACGGCTGTGCCCGTTTCGCAGGTAATTGAACATCTCCGGGCCAACGGCGTGGAAGTTCTGGCAGGCCCGGTTCCGCGAACAGGCGCAGTAGGTGCAATCACCTCAGTGTATTTTCAGGATCCAGACGGGAACCTAATCGAGGTCTCGAACTATGCTGCCGCATAACCCCTCACTTCAGCCGACGCGAAACCCGCGCGGCTGATTTCAACGTTATGCGGCAAAAAGATTGGAGCGCCAACAAGGCGTCTGATGCAAGCAACTCTTGGAGGTTAGCCCCCATGCTAACGAACTATATGCACCGCAGTCGCTCTTACGCAGTGGTGCTATTCGTCATTTTCTCAGCATTCGTCGACAGTGCAACTGCCAATGACACCTTTGTTGGGAAATTTGCGTCGCTACCCTCGAAGCTTCCACCTCTTGAGGCAAACATCCTCGAACTCTACATCGTTGCTAAGGGCGATAAGTACGTCGTCACTGAATTCTCCAAAGGAGAGTTCAA
Coding sequences within it:
- a CDS encoding VOC family protein, producing MNIEAIDHFVLTVKDIDKTCAFYIKVLGMSVTTFGAGRKALSFGEQKINLHQYGKEFEPKAKKPTPGSADLCFVTAVPVSQVIEHLRANGVEVLAGPVPRTGAVGAITSVYFQDPDGNLIEVSNYAAA